TTCTAGAAAGGCTTGTGAGCCTGAGGCGATGGCTGTCTGTCAACTGCGAAGCTCTTGACCTAGTCAAAGTGAAAAGCCAGTCGGAGGAGGGGCATTGTGCGGAACAAGAGAGGACCAAAAGAAGACGTCTTGGTGGTTCAGAGGCGGCTGAGAAGCGATACAGAGGTGTTCGGCGACGGCCCTGGGGAAAGTACGCAGCAGAAATTCGAGATTCAACGAGACATGGCGCCCGGATTTGGCTTGGGACGTTTCTGACGGCGGAGGAGGCGGCCATGGCCTACGACAAAGCAGCTTTTAAAATGAGGGGCGCTCAAACCCAGTTGAACTT
This genomic stretch from Cryptomeria japonica chromosome 8, Sugi_1.0, whole genome shotgun sequence harbors:
- the LOC131050602 gene encoding ethylene-responsive transcription factor ERF091-like, translating into MERLGSSSMVLENIWATFVAQEIPYTDSQIQGGAVCITCPSASTTNSLTMNHCNTIFGGSNLSTCEDDGSCKTLKESDLTDVLERLVSLRRWLSVNCEALDLVKVKSQSEEGHCAEQERTKRRRLGGSEAAEKRYRGVRRRPWGKYAAEIRDSTRHGARIWLGTFLTAEEAAMAYDKAAFKMRGAQTQLNFPVETVERALAQEYVDCKPIIPPL